One Periophthalmus magnuspinnatus isolate fPerMag1 chromosome 4, fPerMag1.2.pri, whole genome shotgun sequence genomic window, CGGTTGTGTGGTCCCTAGGGCAAAAAGATTGGAATAAGCATGATACATAACCTACCTTTCACTCCCTTCCAGCACCAGCCCGCTTGCTTTAAATATACCTTTGCACTGTTGGATATCTTTAGTAAAGCTGTGCAAACATAGAAAAGGTGCTTGTCTACGCATGTACTCCTCATACTCTCTATAATTCTCTCATTGGGGCTCCCTGCCATTCTCTTAACCAGCTTTTGGTTAAATGCTACCCGCTCCTTGTCACACAAGGACCGAAAACTGCAAATAGTATGCACATTCATTCAGCCTCTTCATTCCCATCCTTTCTATAATCAAGTGTTCAGTTTTTATCTACCGGGGCAACTTTAAGCTCAAACATTCATACAGTTAGCCTTGTTCACACAAGTGAAATAAGACATCAAGCCTAAGAGGAAAAACCCGATTAGTAAGTACACCTCAGCATTAAGAGGGTCCCATGTCATATTACCACTCGCtatatatacatacaattaTAAAGTGTCAAGTACCCAAAGCAGTCAGCacaataaagaacaaaaaaattaagacaacattaaagaaaaaagaaattatgAAATTGCAGGATATGGAGGGAAAAGAGGCAACATAGTCAAACCAAAATATACAACGGTAgtgcttttaaaacacaaaccctccACCCTGCAACTAGCGAGCCCCCAATGATGTGGATTCGACTCAATGCAAATTTGTTTCGCAATTATGATCAATTTCTTAACAGATTTTATGGAGTAAGTAACACTTCATAATCATACCCTTTTCTGATTCTTTCTGGAACATTTTAAGTGAACTGTtgcatcagattttttttcttgcatatGCCATATTGTGGCAATGTAGTTTCTATGGTAACTGTACATTTCAGACCTGCAAAAGAATAGAAAAGAGTTTTCACGGATTTGTCCTCGTTTCACCCGTACAGCAGCCAGAAGGTGCCTGACACCTTGCTTAGAGCTTTGAAGGCTTTGAGGACAAaaccaataaaatctaaatcaacTGCATAGTTGCTGAGTTTTTTGTAATGAATATACATTTGCCTAAGCATATAAGTGCCAATGTATAAAACCCCAAATATCATAAAGTCTACACAATGACCCAGAAAGTGGACGTCATGGGTTTGAGCTCTGAAGCGTTCTTTTGCTCTTCAAAAGAAAACTCAAGTGCTTGCAAATCTACTCCATTTCCtagtaaagacaaaaaaaaaaactataaagatTAGATTTTCCGACACCCTGATTTGGTTTATAGaggaatattttgtttttttgtttcagtttgtcttCGAACATGTTTCTCCTCTGTTCACTCTGTCCTGTCTCACAGGGGGCAGAGTGACTGGTGTCCAGCAGTACGTCCTTGTTTCAGTCAGGGCCCTGTGTCCCGTCCTGGCGGCTGAAGCAAAGGACTGTGTGCGTGGGGCTCAGCTCCCCCTTCTCGCTCCACCACAGAGCTAGCTTCAGAGCGCCGCCGCCCCCGGGCAACACGAGGCACTGCTCCAGAGTCCAAACTGGGGCTCAGCAGGCTCATAGGGGCATCCAGGAGATCAGGCTCTCGCACCCGGGGCTTTCTGCCGCGGCGGGAGGGGATGCCATTACAGCCGTCTTTCTTGAGGTGGCGATGAAGGTGATCGGAGCGAACAAAAGTCTTAAAGCAGCTGGAGCACTGGTAAGGCCGCAGGCCAGTGTGCACGCGCAtgtgattcttcaggtcataGTTGTGAGCGAATGCGGCTCCACACTGCGTACACAGGTAAGGCTTCTCTCCCGTATGTTTCCTCATGTGGACCTTGAGCTTGTCCTGCCTGAGAAGAGCAGATAAGAAGATGATTCACTAAACAACATAAAGACAGTCTAAGTACAAATATATCTGAAAGTCATTtctacatttacttttaatgtCAACATCTCACAACTTAATGACCTAgcaaaatactgtacattttcaGACTTGCATATTAATATAATATCTGCAGTAACTGTAGTATTCCAACATCATTAGGAGCATGTCATCCATACTATATTTCAAATTGATAATATTAATACAAGTAAAAAGAGTATGTTTTAGTGCAAGTAGGTTTTAAAAGTACCCAGACAAGTTCATTTAGATCTAACACACATGACAGTGAGCAGATTCTGCTGCTCACATGACTGCAAAACAATAGGAGAAATCAGAAAGAAAACATTACTGGAGGcatggacacacacagaagCTTAGGAACGATGTGGCACACTGACAGAGGTGAATTATTTAAAGGACAGGAGTGATTTATTACCGTGTGAGGCACACTCTTAACCCTGATCAAACAGGATTAAGATTACAATACCCCCTTCCCACCGCCAGTCGATTCAGATACACGACTGGCCCTCCCTCACGTGTTCAACTTCTAAGTATTTGTAGCCAACCACATCTATTTCCAGCACAAGTCTactgattaattaattaaaggaATCATTTCTAggaaaacacaataaataaatggaagctGTTCAATTCCCTTGCTGAAAGTGGCCACATTTATCTGAGAGGCACATGGCAGATTACATTAGTGAGGTAAAGGAATGACAGAGAGGGGCGTGTGTCAACTTGCTCTGCCTATGGGCAATAATCAACATAACCAGAGATCAAAAGTTCAAATGACTTCAATAGAGAACATGAACCATCCAGGGCCAGTAGTCCCCTCTATATCAGGGCACAATGCTTTATAGCTGCCCTCCTCTAGATAAAATTACAGAGGCCCTGCCTTGTCCCAGGACGTTGCAAAGAACTCTGATAATAAAATAGAACATAATTATAACTACAGCATTTAAATATTGAACTACCCATGTCCCGCTCCCATTTAACACTGTTTAAAAAGCTTTCTATGGCTACACTACCTTAATGCCTCCTTAATGCAAAGTTAAGTTGGTTAGTGCTAATAATCCCTCTTGTTGGCTTTGTTGTGTTTGCCACTGCTGGGTGATTTGTGCCAGGTTCAAGACTATAAGTACATGTGACATGGGGTAGTCCCTTCATTAATTGGCCTTACCTGGTAAAGCGCACTTTGCAGATGGTGCATTCATAAGGtttttctcctgtgtgtgttcggATATGACGGGGTAGTTTGCCTGCTCCCTGGATGACCTTGGAGCAAATGGGGCACTTCTGGAAGGCCTTAGAGCGCATCTTTCGTTCACCCCCTGCCCCTCCAGTCGTGCCACCTCTCTCCCCTGTGGCTTTCTCTACTCGATCAGGACCTGTGCTGCTCCTTGACAACCAGAGCGGCTGCTGTCCCTGTGTCACAGCAGAAGAAGCAGGATCCTCATGCTGCGTGCTGTTAAAGTAATTCAAGTAAAATTCCACATCAGCTTCATCCCCGTCCCCCAGGTCTTCGCCGGCCAGTACGCGCTTCTTCTGCCTCTCTATGGAGTCCATCATCTGCTGCAGGAGGGCACTGGCTggacccctctctctcaccatcAACTCTTTGCTCCCATCTTCCATTTCTGCCTCCTGCCCCAGCCTGGACTCAGCAGGAAGATAGTAGTGACCATTTTGAGGTGGAGGGTAGTATGTTGAAGTGAGGCTTGCTCCATTGCCCTGAATTGTAttgccatcatcatcatcctcttcATCGTCATCTTCGTCTTCTGGCTCTTGTGTGGGGGCAGGGGCCAGGGCCAAGGCGAGGGGTGAGCAGTACTCCCCCGGACCACTGAATACCCCGTTACTAGGTATTCCCCCGTTACCATGATtaaagtgcaggtgtgtgggcACGTCCCTGAGCTCCGGCGTGCTGCAGCTACTGCTCCAGTGAACCACTCTCTGGAAAGACTCTAAATATTCTCGGGCACGCACATGGTTTCCCTTGTCCTGGCCACCACAGCCTTTGCCCTCATCACCATCCTTCAGATCACAATCCatctgtgtaaatatatatatatataaaaaagacaaataaggAACATGTCAATAAAGAGTAATGTTTACGATCTAGCTCTTTGACATCCCTTTGCTTATGTCACTAGTAGCAAAGAGTCTAGAGGATCAAACCACCAAACATCTGATTATTGTATAAAGAGGtatatctgtatctgtacaGACATGTACAAACCAAAGATACAGTATTTACTACAGTGGTGCCACTGAAGGTCAGGCATTAAAGTCTTTATTATTACAAagtggtgtttttattcagaTATGATAGTGAGTATGGCCCTGATATGTCTGCAGTTCGCTGAAGAGCAGAGTGTCCTTACACACTCCAACACATTACTGGTTCAGCATGAGTAAGTGTTAAAGTAACCCTAAAGCTGGGGGCGTGTTTCAGGCCTAGTGAGAAAAACTAATGATGATATAAGCTCTCCTCTGCTTGACTAATACAGGGTTGGTGTAAACACCAGGCAGACGCCTCATGACCATAGAGGTTAAAGTCACTAAACTACAGCTTTTGCACATGAATGTCTACAATCTATTTTCATCTTCATGTTTAACTGCTTAAAGTAGGACTAACCTGTCTAttctttacatttaaattaaatacaatgtGTTGACATATTAAAGAAAATGGTGTTTTGATAAGTTTCAGGTGAAAACATGCTAGTAATTATGTGTGTCAATTACTTGTTCTAATAATTGTTAGGAATTGTCTCCTACCGATGGGGAGAGCACTTTCGTGTCTAGTAGGTGAGTACAGACATCCTGGACCGGAGGGATTTCCAGAAGGCGTGCGGCCTCGAGGATGTCAGCCACACTGTTGTGACTGACCGTCAGTGTGGCTGTGTAGGCAAACTCTAGCAGTGCGCCCAGGGCCTCAGCAGCCACAAAGTCAATGTTGTAGATGTTTTGTTGGTCAGCAGCGGCCCCCGAAGTGAAGAGCTTATGAAAGTAGGAGCTGCAGGAGGCCAGAACGGAACGGTGGGCGGGAAACTCACGGTCTTTTTGCGACAGGAGCACGTCACACAGCAGCCCAGTGAGGCGCTGCTTGTTGAGGCTGCCCAGGATGTCTGCGCTGTGCTCAGGGAAAGGGATCCCCACCCGAgccctcctcagcctctccacacCCACTTCGGCTTCCTCCACAGCCGCTCACCGTGCCCCTGAGCCGCctgcccccccctccctccgGCTCCGGACGACATCTTCCACCAGCCTGCCGCCGAGCCGCCCAGCACAGCCCCCGCCCGCGTATCCGTCCTGCCGTCTGTGCTTCTGCCTGTCTGCACTCacaacagagagggagagagagacaaaagaacATTAATATATATAGTCCATATAATGTATTGCAGAGGAGATAATATATCAAGTACATACGTCACTATAACAACAGAAGTACAAGTAA contains:
- the zbtb7a gene encoding LOW QUALITY PROTEIN: zinc finger and BTB domain-containing protein 7A (The sequence of the model RefSeq protein was modified relative to this genomic sequence to represent the inferred CDS: deleted 2 bases in 2 codons) → MFQAMRRRCQDQTGRSTDGRTDTRAGAVLGGSAAGWWKMSSGAGGRGGRRLRGTVSGCGGSRSGCGEAEEGSVGIPFPEHSADILGSLNKQRLTGLLCDVLLSQKDREFPAHRSVLASCSSYFHKLFTSGAAADQQNIYNIDFVAAEALGALLEFAYTATLTVSHNSVADILEAARLLEIPPVQDVCTHLLDTKVLSPSMDCDLKDGDEGKGCGGQDKGNHVRAREYLESFQRVVHWSSSCSTPELRDVPTHLHFNHGNGGIPSNGVFSGPGEYCSPLALALAPAPTQEPEDEDDDEEDDDDGNTIQGNGASLTSTYYPPPQNGHYYLPAESRLGQEAEMEDGSKELMVRERGPASALLQQMMDSIERQKKRVLAGEDLGDGDEADVEFYLNYFNSTQHEDPASSAVTQGQQPLWLSRSSTGPDRVEKATGERGGTTGGAGGERKMRSKAFQKCPICSKVIQGAGKLPRHIRTHTGEKPYECTICKVRFTRQDKLKVHMRKHTGEKPYLCTQCGAAFAHNYDLKNHMRVHTGLRPYQCSSCFKTFVRSDHLHRHLKKDGCNGIPSRRGRKPRVREPDLLDAPMSLLSPSLDSGAVPRVARGRRRSEASSVVEREGGAEPHAHSPLLQPPGRDTGP